A single region of the Anguilla anguilla isolate fAngAng1 chromosome 17, fAngAng1.pri, whole genome shotgun sequence genome encodes:
- the LOC118217076 gene encoding uncharacterized protein LOC118217076: MVGRNQIASRVPARILYSREELLKLQCLVTTPPDVPDEIRRRREQGRRTETRRIISCVSFSEDVNLHKAETAWKPSVKKNWGEQDPEMAVTQEMFGRMRGILNKLTLEKFEQLMKQVAELSLNTEDRLEGIGNIIFEKAISEPKFAGTYAKMCHCLKEITVPCRDDPSKNLKFHLLMLHLCRKEFIKFHDNATTSAENQQDPSTAATDNKRQHLKKSSEDVAQRWRAVGNMKFLGELFKLDMVKDVIIHGCIAVFLDTKSQETLECLCCLITTTGPVLDCENIKPRMDGYFIQMESILKEGKTTSRIRFMLQDVMDLRQNNWVSRRGERGPKTISQVHEETNLENQLEVITVQSNETQKIISGVSFSMDVKLHKVDNAWRPSIKNIKVEQDAETAETHELFGRMRSILNKLTPDKFEQLMKQVTELSMTTEDRLEGIGSMIFEKAICELKFTSTYAKMCQCLKELTVPCNDDPAVNLNFRLLMLHLCRKEFFKVNGDGKMLEKEWQNLNATDMEEGRQHLKEELGTKVIAHRQRAVGSMRLLGELFKLDMVRDVVILGCIVTFLDTQSEVALECTCCLITTTGLILDCENVKPQLDGCFSKLKQILNEGKTTSRIRFMLEDVMDLRQNNWVPRRDEQVPKTINQVHLEAELENQLEIRKVEESRNTAPVTTDYAPTNIHNESEPAVQEIDTKPAVQEMEAEPAVEIDTEPAVQEINTEPAVQEIDTEPAVQEIDVKPAVQEIDVEPAVQETVIEPAVQEIDIEPAVQEIDVKPAVQETVIEPAVQETVIEPAVQDTEPAVQEIDIEPTVQEIDIEPTVQEINTEPAVQEIDTEPAVQEIDVEPAVQETVIEPTVQEIDIEPTVQEINTEPAVQEIDTEPAVQEIDVEPAVQETVIEPAVQEIDIETAVQEIDVKPAVQETVIEPAVQEIDTEPAVQENDTEPAVQEIDIEPAVQETVIEPAVQEIDIEPAVQETVIEPDVQDTEPAVQEIDIEPAVQENDTEPAVQETVIEPAVQDTEPAVQEIDTEPAVQENDTKPAVQEIDTEPAVQENDTEPAVQENVIKPAVENDTKPAVENDTKPAVEGNDTELAVEIDIEPAVQEIVIKPAVAIDTEPAVENDTEPAVENDTEPAVEGNDTEPAVAIDTEPAVKEDTVSANFTTVDTSQSCEIPKVQNSGTHKIISGVSFSKDVKLHKVENAWRPSIKKDKVEQDPEKTVTQELFRRMRSILNKLTPEKFEQLVNQVAELNIDTTERLQGVVDIVFEKAIFEPKFASTYAKMCHRLKELNAPLNDCLEATLNFHLAILNRCWVEFDLVNERALRPKEELEANVAASHRRSLGNVKFLGELFNLEMAEEFLMHRCITTLLDNQGEKALECLCCLLSTIGRNLDWDKNKCHIDKYLRKMEQILKEGKTSSRIRFMLQDLMDLRQNKWAPKNSNQGPKTISQVHSDAQLETQQERSKVEQQLRAKANNWDPRCRAGEQQWSHGERQDRGRGERWNRGEHQGHGREQQWNRGERRDCGGEERWGRVERQDRRGEERWNRGQHQFYGREHQWNREERLDRGGEGHCNRGQQQYYGREQQWNCGERLDRGGEGHCNRGQQQYYGREQQWSRGEHLDRGGEGHCNRGQQQYYGREQQWNRGERRDRGGEERWGRVERQDRRGEERWGRVERQDCRGEERWGRVERQDCGGEERWGHVERQDRRREERWGHGERQEHRGEERWGRVERQDRRGEERWGHVERQDRRGEERWGRGVPHPAWSRDSQQLETKAVHSSRFSYRG; the protein is encoded by the exons ATGGTCGGCCGCAACCAGATCGCCAGCAGGGTCCCTGCCCGGATCTTGTATTCCCGGGAGGAGCTCCTGAAGCTCCAATGTCTGGTCACTACACCACCAGATGTCCCGGATGAAATTCGTAGGAGGAGAG AGCAAGGCAGGAGAACGGAAACACGGAGAATCATCAGCTGTGTTTCCTTCAGTGAAGATGTCAACCTTCACAAGGCGGAGACTGCATGGAAGCCATCGGTTAAGAAGAACTGGGGGGAGCAGGACCCCGAGATGGCCGTGACCCAGGAGATGTTCGGCAGAATGCGCGGCATCCTGAACAAACTGACACTTGAGAAGTTTGAGCAGTTGATGAAGCAAGTCGCTGAGCTCTCCTTGAACACCGAGGATCGTCTTGAGGGCATTGGCAACATCATCTTTGAGAAGGCAATTTCTGAACCCAAATTTGCCGGCACATATGCCAAGATGTGCCACTGCCTTAAGGAG ATCACTGTGCCCTGCCGTGACGATCCATCAAAGAACCTAAAATTCCATCTGCTGATGCTTCATCTTTGCCGCAAGGAGTTTATCAAGTTCCATGACAATGCAACAACATCTGCAGAGAACCAACAGGATCCCAGCACGGCTGCTACG GACAACAAGAGGCAGCATCTGAAGAAGTCATCTGAAGATGTCGCCCAACGCTGGCGGGCAGTGGGCAACATGAAGTTCCTTGGGGAACTATTCAAGCTCGACATGGTGAAGGATGTCATCATTCATGGTTGCATTGCCGTGTTTCTCGACACCAAGAGCCAGGAGACATTGGAGTGCCTCTGCTGCCTGATTACCACCACTGGCCCAGTCCTGGACTGCGAGAACATCAAG CCCCGAATGGATGGGTACTTCATTCAAATGGAGAGTATCCTGAAGGAGGGGAAGACCACGTCCAGAATCCGTTTTATGTTGCAAGATGTGATGGACCTGAGACAA AACAACTGGGTCTCCCGGAGGGGTGAACGGGGCCCAAAAACCATCAGTCAGGTCCATGAAGAAACCAACCTGGAGAACCAGCTGGAGGTTATCACG GTCCAGAGcaatgaaacacagaaaatcatCAGCGGTGTTTCATTCAGCATGGACGTGAAGCTCCACAAGGTGGACAATGCCTGGAGGCCCTCTATTAAGAACATCAAGGTGGAGCAGGACGCAGAGACCGCAGAGACCCATGAGCTGTTTGGCCGAATGCGCAGCATCCTCAACAAGCTGACGCCAGATAAGTTTGAGCAGCTCATGAAGCAAGTCACTGAGCTCTCCATGACCACCGAGGATCGCCTTGAGGGCATTGGTAGCATGATATTTGAGAAAGCCATTTGCGAGCTGAAATTCACCAGCACCTATGCAAAGATGTGCCAGTGCCTTAAGGAG ctCACTGTCCCCTGCAATGATGATCCGGCAGTCAACCTGAATTTCCGGTTGCTGATGCTCCATCTCTGTCGGAAGGAGTTTTTTAAGGTTAATGGAGACGGCAAGATGCTGGAGAAGGAATGGCagaacctgaatgctactgacaTG GAGGAAGGGAGGCAGCATTTGAAGGAGGAGCTTGGCACCAAAGTCATCGCCCACCGCCAGCGGGCAGTGGGCAGCATGAGGCTCCTTGGGGAACTGTTCAAGCTCGACATGGTGAGGGACGTTGTCATCCTTGGGTGCATCGTCACCTTTCTGGACACCCAGAGCGAGGTGGCATTGGAGTGCACTTGCTGCCTGATCACCACCACTGGCTTGATCCTGGACTGTGAGAACGTCAAG CCTCAATTGGACGGGTGTTTCAGCAAGCTGAAGCAGATCTTAAATGAGGGGAAGACCACCTCCCGAATCCGCTTCATGCTAGAAGATGTGATGGATCTGAGACAG AATAACTGGGTCCCCAGGAGGGATGAACAGGTGCCTAAAACCATCAACCAGGTCCACCTAGAGGCCGAGCTTGAGAACCAGTTGGAAATAAGGAAGGTTGAGGAGAGCAGGAACACCGCCCCTGTGACAACCGATTATGCCCCCACCAACATCCACAATGAATcagagccagctgtgcaggaaatTGACACCaagccagctgtgcaggaaatGGAGGCCGAGCCAGCTGTGGAGATTGACActgagccagctgtgcaggaaattaacactgagccagctgtgcaggagatTGACActgagccagctgtgcaggaaatTGACGTCaagccagctgtgcaggaaatTGACGtcgagccagctgtgcaggaaacTGTCAtcgagccagctgtgcaggagatTGACAtcgagccagctgtgcaggaaatTGACGTCaagccagctgtgcaggaaacTGTCAtcgagccagctgtgcaggaaacTGTCAtcgagccagctgtgcaggacaccgagccagctgtgcaggagatTGACATCGAGCCAACTGTGCAGGAGATTGACATCGAGCCAACTGTGCAGGAAATTAACActgagccagctgtgcaggagatTGACActgagccagctgtgcaggaaatTGACGtcgagccagctgtgcaggaaacTGTCATCGAGCCAACTGTGCAGGAGATTGACATCGAGCCAACTGTGCAGGAAATTAACActgagccagctgtgcaggagatTGACActgagccagctgtgcaggaaatTGACGTCGAACCAGCTGTGCAGGAAACTGTCAtcgagccagctgtgcaggagatTGACATCGAGACAGCTGTGCAGGAAATTGACGTCaagccagctgtgcaggaaacTGTCAtcgagccagctgtgcaggagatTGACAccgagccagctgtgcaggagaaTGACAccgagccagctgtgcaggagatTGACATCGAACCAGCTGTGCAGGAAACTGTCAtcgagccagctgtgcaggagatTGACAtcgagccagctgtgcaggaaacTGTCATTGAGCCAGATGTGCAGGACAccgagccagctgtgcaggagatTGACAtcgagccagctgtgcaggagaaTGACAccgagccagctgtgcaggaaacTGTCAtcgagccagctgtgcaggacaccgagccagctgtgcaggaaatTGACActgagccagctgtgcaggagaaTGACACCaagccagctgtgcaggaaatTGACActgagccagctgtgcaggagaaTGACAccgagccagctgtgcaggagaaTGTCATCAAGCCAGCTGTTGAGAATGACACCAAGCCAGCTGTGGAGAATGACACCAAGCCAGCTGTGGAGGGGAATGACACCGAGCTAGCTGTGGAAATTGACAtcgagccagctgtgcaggagatTGTCATCAAGCCAGCTGTGGCAATTGACACCGAGCCAGCTGTGGAGAATGACACCGAGCCAGCTGTGGAGAATGACACCGAGCCAGCTGTGGAGGGGAATGACACCGAGCCAGCTGTGGCAATTGACACCGAGCCAGCTGTGAAAGAGGACACGGTGTCCGCTAACTTCACCACCGTGGACACCAGTCAGTCCTGTGAGATCCCCAAG GTCCAGAACAGTGGAACACACAAAATCATCAGCGGTGTTTCATTTAGCAAGGATGTGAAGCTCCACAAGGTGGAAAACGCCTGGAGGCCTTCAATTAAAAAAGACAAGGTTGAGCAGGACCCTGAGAAGACCGTGACTCAGGAGCTGTTTCGTCGAATGCGCAGCATCCTCAACAAGCTGACGCCGGAGAAGTTTGAGCAGCTGGTCAATCAGGTGGCCGAGCTCAACATTGACACCACGGAACGCCTCCAGGGCGTTGTCGACATCGTTTTCGAGAAGGCCATCTTCGAGCCCAAGTTTGCCAGCACTTATGCCAAGATGTGCCACCGCCTTAAGGAG CTCAATGCCCCCCTCAACGACTGCCTGGAAGCCACTCTTAATTTCCATCTGGCGATTCTGAATCGCTGCTGGGTGGAGTTTGATCTGGTCAATGAGCGCGCTCTGCGACCGAAAGAGGAGCTTGAGGCTAACGTCGCCGCCAGCCACCGGCGCTCGCTCGGGAACGTGAAGTTCCTGGGCGAGCTGTTCAACCTGGAGATGGCAGAGGAGTTCCTAATGCACAGGTGCATTACCACTCTGCTGGACAACCAGGGTGAGAAGGCACTTGAGTGCCTGTGCTGTCTGCTGTCCACCATCGGCAGGAACCTGGATTGGGATAAAAACAAG TGCCATATCGATAAGTACTTGCGTAAAATGGAGCAGATCCTGAAGGAGGGAAAGACCTCATCCAGAATCCGTTTCATGCTGCAAGATTTAATGGACCTGCGACAG AATAAATGGGCCCCTAAGAACAGTAACCAGGGGCCCAAAACCATCAGCCAGGTCCACAGTGATGCCCAGCTGGAGACCCAGCAGGAGAGGTCCAAGGTGGAGCAGCAGCTCCGAGCCAAGGCGAACAACTGGGACCCCAGGTGCCGTGCTGGAGAACAGCAATGGAGCCATGGGGAACGCCAGGACCGCGGTAGAGGGGAACGCTGGAACCGTGGGGAACACCAAGGCCACGGTAGAGAACAGCAATGGAACCGCGGAGAACGCCGGGACTGTGGAGGAGAGGAACGCTGGGGTCGTGTGGAACGGCAGGACCGTAGAGGCGAGGAACGCTGGAACCGTGGACAACACCAGTTCTACGGTAGAGAGCATCAGTGGAACCGCGAAGAACGTCTGGACCGTGGAGGAGAGGGACACTGCAACCGTGGGCAACAGCAATACTACGGTAGAGAACAGCAGTGGAACTGCGGAGAACGTCTGGACCGTGGAGGAGAGGGACACTGCAACCGTGGGCAACAGCAATACTACGGTAGAGAACAGCAGTGGAGCCGCGGAGAACATCTGGACCGTGGAGGAGAGGGACACTGCAACCGTGGGCAACAGCAATACTACGGTAGAGAACAGCAGTGGAACCGTGGAGAACGCCGGGATCGTGGAGGAGAGGAACGCTGGGGTCGTGTGGAACGACAGGACCGTAGAGGAGAGGAACGCTGGGGTCGTGTGGAACGACAGGACTGTAGAGGAGAGGAACGCTGGGGTCGTGTGGAACGACAGGACTGTGGTGGAGAGGAACGCTGGGGTCATGTGGAACGTCAGGACCGTAGAAGAGAGGAACGCTGGGGTCATGGGGAACGTCAGGAGCATAGAGGAGAGGAACGCTGGGGTCGTGTGGAACGACAGGACCGTAGAGGAGAGGAACGCTGGGGTCATGTCGAACGTCAGGACCGTAGAGGAGAGGAACGCTGGGGTCGTGGGGTGCCACACCCTGCTTGGAGCCGCGATAGCCAACAGCTTGAGACCAAGGCAGTTCATAGCTCCAGGTTTAGCTATAGAGGCTGA